The Panthera uncia isolate 11264 chromosome B3 unlocalized genomic scaffold, Puncia_PCG_1.0 HiC_scaffold_1, whole genome shotgun sequence genome segment ACTATGATAATACCCTTTGTTCTGGGTTCCTCATTAGTCCTCTCAGCTCACTCTAAAACCACTGGCCAGGAGCATCTACAGTGCTCCAGGTTGGAACTGACACAGCCCCGATGTCTCCATGTTATCAGATGAAAGAATTCTGTTTGGTTCtgggccccttcccccacttccaaCTTTAGCGCTACAGCCTTCTTTGCCTTTTAGATCTGGACTGAGGACCTTGCTGTGGCCCTTTGACCTATAAGTAGCAACAGAGGTAgaatcccccaccccctcattgACCTGGCCCATGGGAGGGAGAGGCAACTAAGGCCTAGGGAGGAAAGTGATGTATTGAGGGAGGGAACAATGATTCCACTTGCTCCTCCTCTCAATTGGCTtctcccatccatccacccccAGACGGAGGAGGACAAGAAGAACCTGCTGCGGCTACAGGACCTGGTGGACAAGCTGCAACTGAAGGTCAAGGCCTACAAGCGCCAGGCAGAGGAGGCAGTGAGTTCATTGTTTTCTCCACTCTCTGTCAACATACCTCTCATGTGTGAGAATTGACAGGTGTCCGCCTCAGCATGGGGACTGGACGTTCCATGTGCTCTGGGTGCTCAGAGCTATGTCAGGCACCCTGAGCAAACAAAAGCAATGCTTTTGGGTCAAATAGACCCAGGACCTGCCTACAAACTGCTTATAATCCATACACCAGTAGGCCCAAGAGAAAGCAGTGCCACTGCTAAGCAGGCCAGGGGGCCAGACAGTGCTGAAGGCTGGAAGGTGCCTATGGAATTGGGCCCAGAGAAGGACCTGACCATAGAGCAGTGGGGAGGACTCTGGGTGGGCAGCAAAGTGTGCAAATAAGGTGTTAATGCTCACATGTGTGCAGGAACCCTGCGGTTGGGAGCATCTATCAGAGTTCTGGTTGAGCAGGTGCAGTGAGGCTGGGTTCTGAAAGGAACCAGACCAGACAGTATCTAATGCATCTTGGGCAGTGGGTGGCCATGAAGGATTCTGAATTCTGGGCAAGTTGAAGAGGATGCCAAGGCAGGAGCAGGATATCCTTGGCAAAGCTGGTAGGGGAACATAGTTGGGGGTGAGAACACCAAGCCCCTAGCTCAGGGACAGGGAGTCCCTCAGATTGGGATGCTCAGTATTTCCAACCCCCGCTGCCTCTCACTTCATCCTCCCCCGCCCtaacccccacccctgcaggaggAGCAGGCCAATACCAACCTGTCCAAGTTCCGCAAGGTGCAGCACGAGCTGGATGAAGCAGAGGAGCGGGCGGACATCGCCGAGTCCCAGGTCAACAAGCTGCGGGCCAAGAGCCGCGACATCGGCGCCAAGGTGGGTCCCTCCTCTGGGCCCCACTAGTCACCCCATGTCAACACACCCGCCAATATCAGTGCCCCTCAGAGTGGGCACTCCTTACCCTACAGTGTGACAGACCTGGGGGTCCCACAGCTCCCATGCCTGAGAATCCCCTTCCTACTCAGAGTGGCCCGTACAGACTGGCACCTCTGAAGAAAGCCCAGTTCTGCCCCCTAAACTACAAAGACCCGCAAATGAGAACCAAGATCCCTGAGGCCAGAACCTCTCCCCCTAAAGGCATCCCCTTTAGGCCCCTAAAAGCCCTAGAGATTCTTCCCCacacccttcctccctcttgcCAGCTGCCCCCTCAcaccttttattcctttctcagcAAAAACTGCATGATGAGGAGTGACACTGCCTCTGGAACTTCATTCTTGCCAACCTGTAATAAAGATGAGTGCCAGACTCTGCCTGCTCCCTGTCCTTTCCACCGCCAGCCTAGAGCTCTTAAAGTTCCTGAAAAGAGGGAGTCCCTGTCCCTGTGTCAGAGCTGTGGGAACCAAAGCATTCCACATCTACAGAGGAGgaagccaaggcccagagaagtgaggtGTCCTCCCTGAGTCCCAGTTCTGCTCAGTCAACCAtacaagggaggagagggagaaatgtcagaagagaaaacaaaggcacCGGAGGGGTGAGCTAATTCTATGTGCTGGGAGACAGAATTTTAGTGTCAAAGCTGAAGCTACTCTCCACCTACCCCAGCTCTGAGGCTGCAGGGGTTACAGGTGTCCTGAGATACCCATTCCCTCCTAAATGAATTTCCCACTGACACTAGGGAGGCTCAGGGCTCGCTGGGGATGGAAGTTCATAAAAGGGTTGACACAGGCCCCTTATGAGTAACCCACAGGGTGCCCCCCACTCCCTATCATCCTCAGGCACAGTCAGCTGAGACCCAGGTCTGACCTCAGCCTCTATGGTCAGCCCCTCATCATGAGGGGATCCCGAGACACTGGAGCCAGCTGCCACTGACCCTGAATCAACAGGCACTGTGGACCAAAGCTGGGCATTGCTCGTTTTAGTTTGGCCTTCCAAACAGGCACAGATGAGCACAGGTGTATGTACAGGTGTGCACCATAGATcacactcccactctctctgagcTCTCACCAGGGACAGTCTGGCCCAGGTCATACAACTGCCCAGGGGACAGACAGGGCTGgcccctctcccattctgctCCAAGCAAATGCCTGCCCCCTGCTGGGCTTTATGGGCTCAGGTTCTCCTGACCATCTTCTCATCCCTTCGCCTGGCGCCCCATCTCCTGAACTGACCTGGCTAAGCCCCTCCTATGCTTCCTCTGAAGCCTTAATCCCAACCCCCCCAAGGGTGGAGAATGGACTGTGCATGGAGCcctgagaatgtggagaaaccagaaaaatacaaaatctgatTGGTTCTAGCTCTGGAGAGGCTGCCAGTACTGGTGAGAAGCCAGGGAGGACATGAGGACAGGAAAATCAGAGGAGTCAGACCAAGAGAGACCCATGATTATCACCGAAGGGAGCAGAGCAGTTCTTCCAGAGTTCCAAGGTTCAGCcaggggttggggttgggggctgCATCTGGAAGGAGCACCCCAGAGAAAGGGAGTTATTTCAGGGTGGGAGCAAACCAGTGTTAGAGGTAGAGCAAGCCACTGAGCTAGGTCACGTGGGCTCTATAGGGCTATGCAGGGACATCCCAGCTGCTCTGGACTATCATGGGCCAGGCAGGGCTGATTCCTGGGCTGTGACAGGGCCTGTTCTCCAAACCCCCTTAGCCAAACTCTCCCACAGCATTTATGTGGACAGTCATGACTAGCCTGTCTCCTTCCCAGTCTGTGAGAGCTCAAGGACAGGCCCACCTGTCACTTCTGAATCCCTGGGGCCCGGCACAGGGCCTGCATACAGGagatgctcaggaaatatttgatGAGGCACTGGTAAGCTGGAAGACTGGACCCACTAGTGGAGGGAGCTGGAGATGAGGCTGGGCCATTTTTTTCCTGAGCTATAGGAGTTTAGTACAGTGTCCAGATCACCCGTACAGATAGGTGTTAGGCAAGCTGAGTTCTGGTCCTAGCTCTATCACAAGTAAAGAGGTCGCTCCCTGTGACTaggcttgttttctcttttgtgaaatgaAGTCATCAGACCAGCTGATGTCTAAGGGCTCTTCCAGAGCCAGCATTTTGGGAAGTTCTGCCCTCATCTGGTGCCACAGGCTGACCTCGCTCCTGTGGCCTGTGGACCAAGTCCTTCCCACACCACAAGGGGGAGCTCTACACACACCCCAGGCAAGCACCTGGTCCCAAACCCACCAACGAACCTGGGTGTGCAGGTATGGCAGGTGGGCACTTACATGGGGAAGGCTTGTGCCTTCTCAGACACAGGACTCTGGGAACCCAGCCACCAGGCACACCGCAAAGGCCTGGCACACAGAGAATGTAGACAGGAAGTTTTGTGTTGAAGGAAGTTTTCAGCACCTTCAGTGCAGCTGCCCTTCCTCACTGCTCGGACCTGGTTGCAGAAGAGGGACCATGACCCGCTCCAGGCAGCATTTCTATGAATACTCCCTGGCTTTCCTAATCTGCCTGAtttctggggaagaaaaagactCACCAGTAGGATTTGAATCTTTTAATTTGGGAATGACcagcttcctcctgccctccctccccaaaacACCTCCTTCCTGTTGAAGCTTCATCAGAGCACTGAGCCCCACAGACAAGTATCTGGTGACTTCTCAGGCCAGAATCCATCTCTGTAGGCCTGGCTGGGAGGTAGTAGGCTGTGGGCTAGTGAAACCAAAGGAAATGTGCACTGTTGCCTTTGTCTGGCTGGGCCTGGGAGCCAGGTAGCTCAGGGTCACTGCTGGTCATCTGTGAATatggaggcaggcagggaagggcatATCAGGATGGGGTAGCTGGAGCAAAGGGTAGAGGGGGCATCTTCTCTCCCCAGAGCACGGACACTCACCCTGGGTGGTCCTGGGTGCCATCTCAGTCCGGTAGATCTTGAAGGCATCATAGGCAAAGACGGAAACCAGGATGATGCCAAAAACCTGTGGGAGTAGAATCAGGGATGTCACAATAAAGGCCATTGGCCACCATCTATTAGGCAGAAGGAGATGGGTGGTATGGGGCAAGGTGTGAGCCAGAGGCCTGGGCACTGGCTTGGGCTtgtggggaggcacagagagtgtGCAAACACCAGCCAGAGGTCCTTAGGGCCTGGGGAGCTCTGTGGGGCTGGACTCACAAAAGCAGCAATGGCAGCTCCATCCCGGGAGGTCACAGCCGCAAAGGAGACCACCAGGAAGATGATGATGGCACTGACACAGCGGAGGAAGTCCTGGGGGGTCGGGGGTGCAGGGTCAAGGGAAGTCAGAGGGCAAGGGAACATCACCCTGAGGTTTTCCAGGCTGGTCAGCAGCTTGACCCTCAGACACTATGAATCCCTGAATGGAGATACCCCTGGACACAATATAAAGcacttgagagaaagagagagagagacagagaccccactgcTAACCAGGGAAGGGATACAGGTGAATGCAAAGAGACCAGGACGAGAAGCCAGGCCCTGGGTGGCACAGGGCTGGGGCATGCCAGCCAGGagggccagggcagggctggaccTGGACCTGGACCTTTGGTGAGTGGAAGAGCAACTCTAAGTGACCTGCATCCTTGTTGTCAGTGACAACAGTGAAATCAGGGTCAGGGCTGGGCCCCTTACTGAcccaggaaaaggagagaggctaggagggaaaaggaaaacttAGGATTCAGAGAAGAAAGGGACCAGAATGAGGTAGGGGAGGCAGGGTCCCTCACCAGACACGGCCAGTTCAGCCGATCAAAGCGCTGATAGTACTGGGTGGCGTAGAGGAAGAGGAAAGCGAGTGTGATGAAGAACTCGAGCAGTGCTGCAGCCATGTAGGCGGAGATGGAGGCCGTGAAGCAGATGAAGATGATGAAGGTCAGGGCCTGTGGGACCAAATATGTGAAGCTTGCCAGGAAGGGGACACAGGCATGGCCAGATTTTTGCCTTCCCCTCCTGAGGAACTCCCCCAGGCTGGCCCCCACCACCCATCCTTGGAGGCCTCCCCATCTCTGGTACCGGGAGCCATACTCCAGGGCGTTTGCCCATTGAGGGAAGTCTCCAGCTTCCCACTTCCCCCTGCCCTGGATCCCAGCAACCCCAGCAGTGTGGCCCAGCTGCACTGCCCCAGGGAGCACCATTCTATGGAAACCACAAAAGAGGTGTCCTGCTAAAGCACAGGGTACAGGGTAAACTCCAGCCTCTGGAGTCATGCCCACAGCAGCCCTGCACCCCCAGAGGGACCCCCTATCCCCACTCCCAGATATCAGAAACTCCTCTAAACAAGGACCAAAACAAGGCCTTTGGTTCTATACCCAGAGACAAAGTTTAGAAGGCAGATGGACTTTAAGGGTCCCTGGGCTCTGGCAATGTAGGATGACATATATGCAATGGACTTAAGTTTACACTAAGGTCTTGCTAAGTGACAAGGGAAGATCCTTTCCTGAGAATAGATGTTCATGGGGAGCAGACAACAGATACAGTGGGAGTGCAGAAAGTCTGCCCTTTTATGTCCGGTCTAACTTCAGTTCTTCCTGCTGCACCTAAACCTGCTGTAACTGCCTTCAGATGGAGAGGCAGCAAGAAGGCAGGGTaggaggtgagggcagggcagCTGGGGAGAGCAGGGGTGTCCAGAAAGCCTGGGAAAGGAGGCGGCTGAGGAGTGAGCCCAGTGGGGGCCCTGGgacggggagagggaggagtgggATAACACTGGGAGAGATTGAGGCGCCAGGTTGGGGAGGTGGCTGTTACCAGCTCAGTTTCCAGCAAGATGCCtttgagggaggagaggaaggtctTGTCCACGGCGAAGCCCTGGAGCACTGCAGCTGCCCCCTCTTCGGGGGGCCGGTCCCGGCGATCCCGAGCACTGAGCATCTCTGTGGGGCCCACCAGGCACAGCCCCCACTGCCACCAGCCCGGGAAGGGAACTGGGAAGACGGAAACCTGGAGAGATGGGGAAGCAAACAGGAGCAGGGAGGCACTTGGAGAAACCTGAAAGAGAAGTGGGCAGGCTGGCTGTGGGGCCGCAGGGAGGCTTGCCCAGATGGGTCTTCTCCCAGCTGCCCAGAGTGCCCCTGCTGGGGCCTGCAACAGCCCCCCAGGAAGCacatggggaggggtggggcggggcagggaggagtGGTCAGCCTTCCCCTTACTGGAGCCCAACCCCGcccagagaaagggggggggaaggaggaggtccACAAAGAAACCGGAGGAGCCAGGTGGTGAGCCGAGAAATGGGCTAGACTAGGAGCCCCCCAAGGACCCGGGCCTGAAGAAGTTTGCATCCCCCTCCCCTAACTCCTCTCTTCCTGgctgtcctttctcccttttccttttaggGATGGTGGGAGCTGGAGCCCGGCCCAGGCAGCACCCCCCAGGACCAGGCTGTAGCAGCCAAGACTGAGGACAAAGGCAGATTGTTGGGGGGACAAGGGGGCGCTGTGTGCCTGCTGCAGTGCCTCAATGGGCCTCTGTCTTTCCAGCATGCCAGGAGGGCAGACTGACCCCCACCCCAGTGTTCAGGGGTAGGCCAGGGagccagagaaggggagggatgggaggcCACAGCAGAAACTCTGGAAGGCAGAAGAACAGGGCAGTAGGTAAGGGCTGAcggtggggaagaaaaagaaccaGGCTGGGGAGCTTGGTGTTCAGGCACCAGGGACGCCAAGACAATTTAGGCCATTTTAAATACAGATTATTTATTTGGATAAATGTCTCCACGCTCAATAGCAGCCTCTTCCTCAGAGCCTAGTAACTGAACCAAGGTATGTGCAAAGGAGATGCTCACTGagtgttggatggatggatgcatgcatggagGCATGGAGgcatggatggacagatgaacgAACAAATGAAATGAGGGCCTCTCCACTGACAACAAGGAAAGTAGCAAGAAAGTGCTTGTGCTGTGCCAGGGCAGCTGGGgatgggagaaaaggaaga includes the following:
- the CMTM5 gene encoding CKLF-like MARVEL transmembrane domain-containing protein 5, with translation MLSARDRRDRPPEEGAAAVLQGFAVDKTFLSSLKGILLETELALTFIIFICFTASISAYMAAALLEFFITLAFLFLYATQYYQRFDRLNWPCLDFLRCVSAIIIFLVVSFAAVTSRDGAAIAAFVFGIILVSVFAYDAFKIYRTEMAPRTTQDDQQ